One genomic window of Eptesicus fuscus isolate TK198812 chromosome 6, DD_ASM_mEF_20220401, whole genome shotgun sequence includes the following:
- the BRD4 gene encoding bromodomain-containing protein 4 isoform X3: MSSESGPGTRLRNLPVMGDGLETTQMSTTQAQAQPQQANAASTNPPPPETSNPNKPKRQTNQLQYLLKVVLKTLWKHQFAWPFQQPVDAVKLNLPPGDDIVLMAEALEKLFLQKINELPTEETEIMIVPAKGRGRGRKEAGPAKPGVSTVPNTTQASTPPQTQTSQQNPPPVQATPHSFSTITPDLIVQTPVTVVPPQPLQTPPPVPPQPPPPPTPQPVQSHPPIIAATPQPVKTKKGVKRKADTTTPTTIDSIHEPPLLPPEPKTTKLGPRRESSRPVKPPKKDVPDSQQHPALDKSSKISEQLKCCSGILKEMFAKKHAAYAWPFYKPVDVEALGLHDYCDIIKHPMDMSTIKSKLEAREYRDAQEFGADVRLMFSNCYKYNPPDHEVVAMARKLQDVFEMRFAKMPDEPEEPMVAVSSPVVPPPTKVVAPPSSSDSSSDSSSDSDSSTDDSEEERAQRLAELQEQLKAVHEQLAALSQPQQNKPKKKEKDKKEKKKEKHKKKEEMEENKKSKAKELPPKKTKKNNSSNSNTSKKEPVPMKNKPPPAYESEEEDKCKPMSYEEKRQLSLDINKLPGEKLGRVVHIIQSREPSLKNSNPDEIEIDFETLKPSTLRELERYVTSCLRKKRKPQAEKVDVIAGSSKMKGFSSSESESTSESSSSDSEDSETEMAPKSKKKGHPGREQKKHHHHHHQQLQQAPGPGPQQPPPPPQQPPPPPPSQQQQQQQPPPPPPPSMPQQTAPTMKSSPPPFIAAQVPVLEPQLPGSVFDPIGHFTQPILHLPQPELPPHLPQPPEHSTPPHLNQHSVVSPPALHNALPQQPSRPSNRAAALPPKPARPPAVSPALAQPPLLPQPPMAQPPQVLLQEEEEPPTPPLTSMQMQLYLQQLQKVQPPTPLLPSVKVQSQPPPPLPPPPHPSVQQQLQQPPPPPPPPQPQPQPQHQPPPRPVHMQPMQFPTHIQQPPPPPGPQPPHPPQGQQPPPPQPAKPQQVIQHHPSPRHHKSDPYSTSHLREAPSPLMIHSPQMQQFQSLTHQSPPQQSGQPKKQVKSRAGPRPPGPGTGQGQGRLPASPVAMPVPSQELRAASVVQSQPQPLVVVKEEKIHSPIIRSEPFSPSLRPEPPKHPENIKAPIHLPQRPEMKPVDVGRPVIRPPEQNAPPSGAPDKDKQKQEPKTPVAPKKDLKIKNMGSWASLVQKHPTTPSSTAKSSSDSFEQFRRAAREKEEREKALKAQAEHAEKEKERLRQERMRSREDEDALEQARRAHEEARRRQEQQQQRQEQQQQQQQQQQAAAVAAAAAAPQAQSSQPQSMLDQQRELARKREQERRRREAMAATIDMNFQSDLLSIFEENLF; this comes from the exons ATGTCTTCGGAGAGCGGCCCTGGGACGAGATTAAGAAATCTGCCCGTAATGGGGGATGGACTAGAAACTACCCAAATGTCTACAACGCAGGCCCAAGCCCAACCCCAGCAAGCCAACGCAGCCAGcaccaaccccccgcccccggagaCCTCCAACCCCAACAAGCCCAAGAGGCAGACCAACCAACTGCAATATCTGCTCAAAGTGGTGCTCAAGACACTATGGAAACACCAATTTGCGTGGCCTTTCCAGCAGCCTGTGGACGCCGTCAAGCTAAACCTCCCT CCTGGAGATGACATAGTCTTAATGGCAGAAGCTCTGGAGAAGCTCTTCTtgcaaaaaatcaatgaactgcCCACAGAAGAAACAGAGATCATGATAGTTCCGGCAAAAGGAAGAGGACGTGGAAGGAAAGAAGCAG GGCCGGCAAAACCTGGCGTCTCTACGGTACCAAACACAACGCAAGCATCGACTCCTCCGCAGACACAGACCTCTCAGCAAAACCCTCCACCTGTGCAGGCCACACCTCACTCCTTCTCCACCATCACCCCAGACCTCATTGTCCAGACCCCTGTCACAGTGGTGCCTCCCCAGCCACTGCAGACTCCCCCCCCTGtgccccctcagcccccacccccaccaactcCCCAACCTGTGCAGAGCCATCCACCCATCATTGCGGCCACCCCACAGCCTGTGAAG ACAAAGAAGGGTGTTAAGAGGAAAGCAGACACCACCACTCCCACTACCATCGATTCCATTCATGAGCCACCTTTGCTGCCCCCAGAGCCCAAGACCACCAAGCTGGGCCCCCGGCGGGAGAGCAGCCGGCCTGTGAAGCCCCCAAAGAAGGATGTGCCCGACTCACAGCAGCACCCAGCACTGGACAAGAGCAGCAAGATCTCAGAGCAGCTCAAGTGCTGTAGTGGCATCCTCAAGGAGATGTTCGCCAAGAAGCATGCGGCCTATGCTTGGCCTTTCTACAAGCCCGTGGACGTGGAGGCGCTGGGCCTTCATGACTACTGTGACATCATCAAGCATCCCATGGATATGAGCACAATCAAG TCTAAACTGGAGGCCCGTGAGTACCGTGATGCTCAGGAATTTGGTGCAGATGTCCGGTTGATGTTCTCCAATTGCTACAAGTACAACCCTCCTGACCACGAAGTTGTAGCCATGGCCCGAAAGCTCCAG GATGTATTCGAGATGCGCTTTGCCAAGATGCCGGACGAGCCTGAGGAGCCTATGGTGGCTGTGTCCTCCCCTGTGGTGCCACCCCCCACCAAGGTTGTGGCCCCACCCTCATCTAGTGACAGCAGCAGCGATAGTTCCTCGGACAGTGACAGCTCAACTGATGACTCTGAGGAGGAGCGAGCCCAGCGGCTAGCCGAGCTCCAGGAGCAG CTCAAAGCCGTGCATGAGCAGCTTGCAGCCCTCTCGCAGCCCCAGCAGAACAAaccaaagaaaaaggagaaagacaagaaggaaaagaaaaaagaaaagcacaaaaagaaagaggaaatggaggagaataagaaAAGCAAAGCCAAGGAACTTCCTCCCAAAAAGACCAAGAAAAACAACAGTAGCAACAGTAACACAAG CAAGAAGGAGCCGGTGCCCATGAAGAACAAGCCTCCTCCAGCATACGAGTCAGAGGAGGAGGACAAGTGCAAGCCCATGTCATATGAGGAGAAGCGCCAGCTCAGCCTGGACATCAACAAGCTCCCTGGTGAGAAGCTGGGCCGAGTGGTACACATCATCCAGTCGAGGGAGCCCTCTCTCAAGAACTCCAACCCCGACGAGATTGAGATCGACTTTGAAACCCTAAAGCCATCCACCCTGCGGGAACTGGAGCGCTACGTCACCTCCTGTTTGCGGAAGAAACGGAAACCTCAAG CCGAGAAAGTGGATGTGATTGCTGGCTCCTCCAAGATGAAGGGCTTCTCTTCCTCTGAGTCTGAGAGCACCAGCGAGTCCAGCTCCTCTGACAGTGAAGACTCCGAAACAG AGATGGCTCCGAAGTCAAAAAAGAAGGGGCACCCTGGGAGGGAGCAGAAGAAG caccatcaccaccatcaccagcagctgcagcaggccccgggccctgggccccagcagccaccaccacctccccagcagcccccgccacccccaccttcgcagcagcagcagcagcaacagccacccccaccacccccaccctccatgccACAGCAGACTGCTCCCACAATGAAGTCCTCGCCCCCGCCCTTCATCGCCGCCCAGGTGCCCGTCCTggagccccagctcccaggcagcgTCTTCGACCCCATCGGCCACTTCACCCAACCCATCCTGCACCTGCCGCAGCCCGagctgccccctcacctcccccagccACCCGAGCACAGCACTCCGCCTCATCTCAACCAGCACTCAGTGGTCTCTCCTCCAG CTTTGCACAACGCGTTGCCCCAGCAGCCATCGAGGCCCAGCAACCgagctgctgccctgccccccaagccTGCCCGGCCCCCGGCTGTGTCACCTGCTCTGGCCCAACCACCCCTGCTCCCACAGCCCCCCATGGCCCAGCCACCCCAAGTGCTGcttcaggaggaagaggagccacccaccccacccctcacctccatGCAGATGCAGCTCTACCTGCAGCAGCTGCAGAAGGTGCAGCCCCCCACACCTCTACTCCCTTCCGTGAAGGTGCAGTCCCAGCCCCCgccacccctgccacccccgcCTCATCCCTCCGTGCAGCAGCAGTTACAGCAACcgccaccacctcctccacccccgcagccacagccacagccacagcaccaACCGCCCCCCCGACCTGTGCATATGCAACCCATGCAGTTCCCCACCCACATCCAgcagcccccgccacccccaggcccacagcccccccacccgccccagggccagcagccacccccaCCGCAGCCCGCCAAGCCTCAGCAAGTCATCCAGCATCACCCTTCACCCCGGCACCACAAGTCGGACCCCTACTCAACCA GTCACCTCCGTGAAGCCCCCTCCCCGCTTATGATACATTCCCCCCAGATGCAACAGTTCCAGAGCCTGACCCACCAATCGCCACCCCAGCAAAGTGGCCAGCCGAAGAAGCAGGTAAAGAGCAGGGCTGGGCCTCGGCCCCCAGGGCCAGGCacgggccagggccaaggccgcctgcctgcctcaccGGTCGCCATGCCTGTGCCGTCCCAGGAGCTGCGTGCAGCCTCTGTGGtccagtcccagccccagcccctggtggTGGTGAAGGAAGAGAAGATCCACTCACCCATCATCCGCAGCGAGCCCTTCAGCCCCTCGCTGCGGCCGGAGCCCCCCAAGCACCCGGAGAACATCAAGGCTCCCATCCACCTGCCCCAGC GGCCTGAGATGAAGCCCGTGGACGTTGGAAGGCCTGTGATCCGGCCCCCTGAACAGAATGCACCCCCGTCAGGGGCTCCCGACAAGGATAAACAGAAACAGGAGCCGAAAACACCAGTTGCCCCTAAAAAG GACCTTAAAATCAAGAACATGGGCTCCTGGGCTAGCCTGGTGCAGAAGCACCCCACCACCCCGTCCTCCACAGCTAAGTCCTCGAGTGACAGCTTTGAGCAGTTCCGACGCGCTGCGCGTGAGAAAGAGGAACGGGAAAAGGCCCTGAAGGCGCAGGCTGAACAcgcagagaaggagaaggagcgaCTACGGCAGGAGCGCATGAG GAGCCGTGAGGATGAGGACGCACTGGAGCAGGCCCGGCGAGCCCACGAGGAGGCACGCCGGcgccaggagcagcagcagcagaggcaggagcagcagcagcagcagcagcagcaacaacaagcGGCTGCAGTGGCTGCAGCTGCCGCCGCCCCCCAGGCCCAGAGCTCCCAGCCCCAGTCCATGCTGGACCAGCAACGGGAACTGGCCCGAAAGCGGGAGCAGGAGCGAAGGCGCCGGGAAGCG aTGGCAGCTACCATTGACATGAATTTCCAGAGTGACCTATTGTcaatatttgaagaaaatcttTTCTGA